A stretch of Gemmatimonas aurantiaca T-27 DNA encodes these proteins:
- a CDS encoding DUF4198 domain-containing protein: MTARFTRWCCALVAAAMALTSVNALRAHDFWLVPDAFSLVPGGRIGVRGQTSSLFPTSLSAVTPDRIVNASVLTASAVHRITALSTDGASLRLAHTPAVGGQHMVAVQLAPRTVRESPASFRRYLDLEGAPEARERYERDGLLPVVGGDSLTRRYAKYAKTLVEVGRGARAFDRVAGHPLEFIPLSDPSALRAGDTLRLRLLLLGKPAAFARLHAGSVPERPSSRVDTSAARRASIRDVAVSTDSAGVATVVITPPGLWNVRTLQIVPAPPRSGADWDVHWATLVFRSAPR, from the coding sequence GTGACCGCCCGATTTACGCGCTGGTGCTGCGCGCTCGTCGCCGCCGCGATGGCGCTCACCTCGGTCAACGCGCTGCGCGCGCACGATTTCTGGTTGGTACCCGACGCATTCTCGCTCGTGCCAGGTGGGCGGATCGGCGTTCGCGGTCAGACCTCGAGTCTGTTCCCGACAAGCCTGTCCGCTGTTACGCCGGACCGAATCGTGAACGCCTCGGTGCTCACAGCGAGCGCGGTCCATCGGATCACCGCCCTTTCGACCGACGGGGCCTCGCTACGCTTGGCGCATACGCCGGCGGTAGGCGGCCAGCACATGGTGGCCGTCCAGTTGGCGCCGCGGACAGTCCGTGAGTCCCCCGCCAGCTTCCGCCGCTACCTCGACCTCGAGGGTGCACCAGAGGCGCGCGAGCGCTACGAGCGTGATGGGTTGCTGCCCGTGGTTGGAGGAGACAGCCTCACGCGCCGATACGCAAAGTACGCTAAAACGCTGGTCGAGGTCGGGCGGGGAGCCCGCGCATTCGACCGCGTGGCGGGCCATCCGCTGGAGTTCATTCCACTGTCGGACCCGTCCGCGCTCCGTGCCGGGGACACGCTTCGTCTCCGTCTGCTGTTGCTTGGTAAGCCGGCGGCATTCGCGCGGCTTCACGCGGGGTCGGTGCCGGAGCGGCCGTCTTCTCGCGTCGACACGTCAGCCGCGCGTCGGGCCTCCATTCGCGACGTCGCCGTCAGTACCGACAGTGCCGGTGTTGCCACCGTGGTCATCACGCCCCCCGGCCTCTGGAACGTGCGCACGCTGCAGATCGTCCCAGCGCCCCCTCGCTCGGGCGCCGACTGGGACGTTCACTGGGCGACCCTCGTGTTCCGGTCGGCCCCCCGCTGA
- a CDS encoding YybH family protein has translation MSLSLVGLVSLLLAAALESTSLPMQIAAPADPMVNGAQSDSASVAATIRAYHEALTAGDSLAALKLLTPDAVIVEAGGIETLADYRSHHLASDISFAKAVKQTRGSIHVRVRGDMAWATSTSEATGESRGRPVNSVGAELAILTRTPMGWRISAFHWSSRSRRS, from the coding sequence ATGTCACTCTCACTCGTTGGCCTCGTCAGCCTTTTGCTCGCCGCGGCGCTTGAATCCACCTCGCTCCCTATGCAGATAGCCGCGCCCGCCGACCCCATGGTCAACGGTGCTCAGAGCGACTCGGCATCCGTCGCAGCCACCATCCGCGCCTATCATGAGGCCCTCACGGCGGGCGACAGCCTTGCTGCACTCAAGCTGTTGACACCCGATGCCGTGATCGTGGAGGCCGGAGGCATCGAGACGCTGGCGGATTACCGCTCACATCACCTCGCCAGCGACATCAGCTTCGCGAAGGCAGTCAAGCAGACGCGTGGCAGCATCCACGTCCGCGTACGCGGTGACATGGCGTGGGCGACGTCGACCAGCGAGGCAACGGGTGAGTCGCGTGGACGCCCCGTGAACTCCGTAGGCGCCGAACTCGCGATCCTTACGCGTACCCCTATGGGGTGGCGTATCAGCGCATTTCACTGGTCGTCGCGGAGTCGCCGCTCGTGA
- a CDS encoding M56 family metallopeptidase — MVDSHRPWLRPGTVVGERRYQRLLVIGLSAILMLSLVPVVGTHLLGVAERPLSGSDHLGALCLIALHELLSPAHHLLHLLVAVGFAWALFEITQKTLRTRRVLNGLPVRGLASHEVEFAERSGLSVGDVCVVAGLPMPAFTAGWWRPRVFVAEALLGGERALLPDEAVAVLAHEATHVRRRDPIRFLLLRMLARALFWIPALRAIADDIADEAEIMADDAASQVTGPFTVASALVKLGAWKSPGASMAVVGFLRPDLLERRVRRLVGEDFQPRGRLTGGSVVVASMVLAVSMLSGIVDVHDLPNAPEHPGSHQHCEHDGMFAAGHLFCRWRVAGPVLPAGAADCPHAHGS; from the coding sequence GTGGTTGACTCGCATCGTCCGTGGCTCCGGCCCGGGACCGTGGTCGGTGAGCGGCGCTATCAGCGACTGCTGGTAATCGGCTTGTCGGCCATCCTCATGTTGTCGCTTGTGCCGGTGGTGGGTACCCACCTGCTGGGCGTGGCGGAACGTCCGCTGTCAGGCAGCGATCACCTCGGCGCGTTGTGCCTGATCGCGCTGCATGAGTTGCTGTCACCGGCGCACCATCTGTTGCATCTCTTGGTCGCGGTCGGATTTGCCTGGGCGCTGTTCGAGATTACGCAGAAAACGCTCCGTACGCGGCGCGTCCTGAATGGTTTGCCGGTGCGCGGTCTCGCCTCACACGAGGTGGAGTTCGCGGAACGCAGCGGCCTTTCCGTGGGTGATGTGTGCGTGGTGGCTGGATTACCCATGCCGGCCTTTACCGCGGGGTGGTGGCGGCCGCGCGTGTTCGTGGCGGAAGCACTGTTGGGGGGTGAGCGCGCGTTGCTCCCAGACGAAGCGGTCGCCGTGCTGGCGCACGAGGCGACACATGTTCGACGGCGCGATCCGATCCGCTTTCTCTTACTGCGAATGCTCGCTCGCGCGCTGTTCTGGATCCCTGCCCTTCGAGCCATCGCCGATGATATCGCGGACGAGGCCGAGATCATGGCCGACGATGCGGCGAGTCAGGTCACGGGTCCGTTCACGGTGGCGAGCGCATTGGTGAAGCTGGGCGCCTGGAAATCGCCGGGGGCGTCCATGGCCGTCGTGGGGTTCCTTCGCCCCGACCTACTGGAGCGGCGTGTCCGTCGACTCGTGGGCGAAGACTTCCAACCTCGCGGTCGTCTCACGGGTGGCTCGGTCGTCGTCGCCAGCATGGTACTCGCGGTGAGCATGCTTTCGGGCATCGTCGACGTTCATGATCTGCCGAATGCACCCGAGCACCCGGGTTCGCATCAGCATTGCGAGCACGACGGCATGTTCGCCGCCGGTCATCTGTTCTGCCGCTGGCGAGTCGCCGGACCTGTCCTCCCAGCTGGTGCAGCAGACTGTCCCCACGCGCACGGTTCATGA
- a CDS encoding BlaI/MecI/CopY family transcriptional regulator, which produces MSPRKPAQPKMGDAVRLSADGLAKVLGDLEARLLTAVWQFDEPVTARTVHEMVIVEHEVALLTVVTVLNKLVEKQILTRRKLHGLLHYEAAMAPGDFHDFVSRRMVEGVIDFAPERLAACFVDVLAERDPAQLDRLARLVDEARRRRG; this is translated from the coding sequence ATGAGTCCGCGTAAGCCCGCACAACCGAAAATGGGCGACGCCGTACGCCTCTCTGCGGACGGGCTGGCGAAGGTCCTCGGGGATCTCGAGGCCCGGCTCCTGACCGCCGTGTGGCAGTTCGATGAGCCGGTCACCGCGCGCACGGTGCACGAGATGGTGATCGTGGAGCACGAGGTGGCGCTGCTGACGGTGGTGACCGTGCTGAACAAGCTCGTGGAGAAACAGATCCTCACGCGCCGAAAGTTGCATGGACTGCTGCACTACGAAGCGGCGATGGCGCCCGGCGACTTCCACGATTTTGTATCACGCCGCATGGTGGAGGGCGTGATCGATTTCGCGCCCGAGCGGCTGGCGGCGTGCTTCGTCGACGTGCTGGCGGAACGTGACCCCGCCCAGTTGGATCGACTGGCCAGACTCGTAGACGAGGCCCGCCGCCGTCGTGGTTGA
- a CDS encoding copper oxidase, with protein MNRRSLITSGLGAVASGALMGLPSAAQALARTTVSHTNGTVYAPGRPGRDYTPVVTPNGSTLPFKIVDGVKVFHLIAEPVEHEFAPGLQAQCWGFNGGTPGPTIEAVEGDRVRIYVTNHLPAETSVHWHGIILPSGMDGVSGLSQAPIPSGSTFRYEFTLRQHGTYMYHSHRDEMTQQALGMMGMFVIHPRVAPERRPDRDFALLSSEWKVLPGARRPDPNEMLEFNVLTFNGKAYPGTAPLMVERNELVRIRLGNLSAMSHHSIHIHGHTWTLVATDGGDIPRSARWPEVTQLVPVGCTRTMEFVADNPGDWALHCHMSHHTMTQMGHSGVSMLGADAEVIDKAVQPIIPEYMTMGHDGMGGMGEMGMPVPKNSLPMMGAQGPHGYIDMGGMFTVMKVRDRLRAGDETSWWQAPEGTQAREATPEELQHDRITLPAFKAKAAGHAHHHPPGDFR; from the coding sequence ATGAACCGCCGCAGTTTGATCACGTCCGGGCTCGGTGCAGTCGCGAGCGGCGCGCTGATGGGATTGCCCAGCGCCGCGCAGGCGCTCGCGCGCACGACCGTATCACATACGAATGGGACGGTGTACGCACCAGGGCGTCCCGGCCGCGATTACACGCCGGTGGTCACGCCGAACGGGTCCACGTTGCCGTTCAAGATCGTCGATGGGGTGAAGGTTTTTCACCTGATCGCGGAGCCCGTCGAGCACGAGTTCGCCCCCGGCCTGCAAGCCCAGTGCTGGGGCTTCAACGGGGGCACCCCGGGCCCCACCATCGAAGCGGTGGAAGGTGACCGCGTACGCATCTACGTCACGAACCACCTCCCGGCCGAGACGAGCGTCCACTGGCATGGGATCATCCTGCCCTCGGGTATGGACGGTGTGTCCGGCCTCAGTCAGGCGCCGATCCCCTCGGGCTCCACGTTCCGATACGAGTTCACGTTGCGCCAGCATGGCACCTACATGTACCACTCGCATCGTGACGAGATGACGCAGCAGGCGCTGGGCATGATGGGCATGTTCGTCATTCATCCGCGCGTGGCGCCGGAGCGTCGTCCGGATCGGGACTTTGCCCTGCTGTCGAGCGAGTGGAAGGTGCTTCCCGGTGCCCGTCGCCCCGACCCGAATGAGATGCTCGAGTTCAACGTGCTCACATTCAACGGCAAGGCGTATCCGGGAACCGCGCCGCTGATGGTGGAGCGCAATGAGCTGGTGCGGATCCGTCTGGGCAATCTGAGCGCCATGAGCCACCACTCCATCCACATTCACGGACACACCTGGACCCTCGTGGCGACCGATGGCGGTGACATCCCGCGCTCGGCGCGGTGGCCGGAAGTGACCCAGCTCGTACCGGTGGGCTGTACGCGAACGATGGAATTCGTTGCAGATAATCCGGGTGACTGGGCGCTGCATTGCCACATGTCGCATCATACCATGACGCAGATGGGTCATAGCGGCGTCAGCATGCTTGGAGCCGACGCTGAGGTGATCGACAAGGCCGTACAGCCGATCATTCCCGAGTACATGACGATGGGCCATGACGGCATGGGCGGCATGGGCGAGATGGGGATGCCCGTTCCCAAGAACAGCCTGCCCATGATGGGGGCGCAGGGTCCGCATGGATACATCGACATGGGTGGCATGTTCACCGTGATGAAGGTGCGCGACCGCCTGCGCGCCGGCGACGAGACCTCGTGGTGGCAGGCGCCCGAAGGCACGCAGGCGCGCGAAGCCACACCAGAGGAATTGCAGCACGACCGCATCACGCTACCAGCATTCAAGGCGAAGGCCGCTGGCCATGCGCATCATCATCCGCCCGGAGACTTTCGATGA
- a CDS encoding TolC family protein — protein sequence MSSVDDLLRPRVSGAVPTRSGVGIVVDADTVHRLLSQPLTAEAAVRIALISHPALRATYAELGLARADVVQAALIANPVFSLERFTAGRFQEFGIAQSFVDLLSQPLRRRVAEAQLASVRLRVADEVFQHTAQVRASLVEAIAAAQNSEISERARAAAAASAAAATAIHAAGNLQELDLVSERAAAAEFQAGAIHARGESQASREQLVRALGVSTTGASLILPERLPDVPVTDPPVDSLLTLAAVSRLDLAAALQDVNVAGKALGLTNRFRLLPDGTLSFAGEGEDGGPFKSGPGFSIPLPFFDRGQARMLRAQSELRAAVARQEALALSVRADVRAAHALLTSARARFEEYRARVVPLRRRVTEETQLQYNAMAVSVFGLLQARQGELSAGQGYIDAMSDYWKARIQLERAVGTSLP from the coding sequence GTGTCCAGCGTCGACGACCTGCTGCGGCCCCGCGTCAGCGGCGCGGTCCCCACGCGCTCCGGCGTTGGTATTGTGGTCGACGCCGACACCGTCCATCGTCTGCTGTCGCAGCCCCTCACCGCCGAGGCGGCGGTGCGTATCGCCCTCATTTCGCACCCCGCGCTCCGCGCGACCTACGCGGAGTTGGGGCTTGCGCGGGCCGATGTCGTGCAGGCGGCGCTGATCGCGAATCCCGTCTTCTCGCTCGAACGTTTCACCGCGGGACGCTTTCAGGAGTTCGGAATCGCCCAATCATTTGTCGACCTCCTGTCGCAGCCGCTGCGCCGACGGGTGGCGGAAGCGCAGTTGGCGAGCGTCCGGCTTCGCGTTGCAGACGAGGTGTTCCAGCACACCGCGCAGGTGAGAGCCAGCCTGGTGGAGGCTATCGCGGCCGCGCAGAACAGCGAGATCAGTGAACGGGCGCGAGCGGCCGCCGCCGCATCGGCCGCGGCGGCAACCGCCATCCACGCTGCCGGCAACCTGCAGGAGCTCGATCTCGTGAGCGAACGCGCGGCGGCTGCAGAGTTTCAGGCAGGAGCCATTCACGCCCGCGGGGAAAGTCAGGCGAGCCGAGAGCAGTTGGTGAGAGCACTTGGTGTATCCACCACTGGCGCGTCGCTGATTCTTCCGGAGCGGCTGCCGGACGTGCCGGTCACCGACCCGCCGGTGGATTCGCTGCTGACGCTCGCGGCGGTCAGCCGGCTCGATCTGGCGGCGGCGTTACAGGACGTGAACGTCGCGGGCAAGGCGCTCGGGCTCACGAACCGCTTTCGGTTGCTCCCCGACGGAACCCTCTCGTTTGCCGGCGAAGGTGAAGACGGCGGCCCGTTCAAGAGTGGGCCCGGCTTCTCCATTCCGTTGCCCTTCTTCGACCGCGGTCAGGCGCGCATGCTGCGCGCACAAAGCGAATTACGCGCGGCCGTAGCCAGACAGGAGGCGCTCGCCTTGTCCGTGCGCGCTGATGTTCGCGCGGCACACGCCCTGCTCACGTCGGCCCGCGCCCGTTTCGAGGAGTACCGGGCGCGTGTCGTACCCCTGCGTCGTCGGGTGACCGAGGAGACGCAGCTGCAATACAACGCCATGGCGGTGAGCGTGTTCGGCCTGTTGCAGGCACGGCAGGGTGAACTGAGCGCCGGTCAAGGATACATCGACGCGATGAGTGATTATTGGAAGGCCCGCATTCAACTGGAGCGCGCCGTGGGGACGAGCCTGCCGTGA
- a CDS encoding copper resistance D family protein: MSFDAESPAYVFIRWALYLGMMLIVGSVSFAAVAIPVLRRESGEPEVARAAEREAACWGFYAALLVTAAAFCRLIAQTLAFYDPSEAFDAGLVQMIVTQTLWGRAWLLQIAAVAAVLVGLDAARRGIARFGGILGGWGVALAGTITLALSSSLSGHAAADPRLAALAVLLDTMHVLGAGFWLGGLAVVALVGLRSRPITLNGAVVPKHLLPALLKAFAPTALVGASVVGATGAFAAWLHLQDVRLLGTSSYGLRLLVKLVAVAVIVSVGALNWRRFAPQAGHLRGLRNLRVAVALEVLLGALVLLITAILVATATPDSQTPAS, translated from the coding sequence ATGAGCTTCGACGCAGAATCTCCTGCCTACGTCTTCATCCGGTGGGCGCTGTACCTCGGCATGATGCTGATCGTGGGCTCGGTCTCGTTCGCCGCGGTCGCGATACCGGTACTCAGGAGGGAGTCGGGCGAGCCAGAGGTCGCGCGTGCCGCCGAGCGGGAAGCGGCATGCTGGGGATTTTACGCCGCACTGCTGGTCACGGCCGCTGCCTTCTGTCGTCTCATCGCGCAGACTCTGGCCTTCTACGATCCTAGCGAAGCCTTCGATGCGGGGCTTGTCCAGATGATCGTGACGCAGACTCTGTGGGGTCGGGCATGGCTCCTTCAGATCGCCGCTGTCGCAGCAGTGCTCGTTGGCCTGGATGCCGCGCGACGAGGCATTGCACGATTCGGGGGCATCCTGGGTGGCTGGGGCGTGGCGCTGGCAGGGACCATCACCCTGGCGCTCTCATCTTCCCTGTCGGGCCACGCCGCCGCGGACCCGCGCCTGGCAGCGCTCGCCGTTCTCCTTGACACCATGCACGTGCTCGGAGCCGGATTCTGGCTCGGCGGCCTGGCCGTTGTGGCCCTGGTCGGGCTCCGCTCCCGGCCCATCACCCTCAATGGGGCCGTCGTGCCCAAACACCTGCTGCCCGCCCTGCTCAAGGCCTTCGCCCCGACGGCGCTGGTGGGTGCGTCAGTGGTTGGCGCGACGGGCGCCTTTGCCGCATGGCTTCACCTGCAGGACGTGCGCCTTCTCGGCACGTCGTCGTACGGTCTCCGGCTGCTAGTGAAGCTCGTTGCCGTCGCGGTCATCGTGTCGGTCGGCGCGCTGAACTGGCGACGCTTCGCGCCTCAGGCCGGCCATCTGCGCGGACTTCGTAACCTGCGCGTGGCAGTCGCGCTCGAGGTGCTCCTCGGCGCCCTTGTGTTGCTGATCACGGCCATTCTCGTCGCCACCGCAACCCCAGATTCGCAGACGCCGGCCTCCTGA
- a CDS encoding heavy metal translocating P-type ATPase — translation MTNHDHQHHSIGAESGHSQHLQAAEAEHAARVPGGMDVHAHAAHDKHAGHSVAMFRDRFWGTLVLTLPTLLWGHMLQSALGYTAPSFEGAHLIPALFGTAVFAYGGIPFLQGAIREIRDRLPGMMTLISLAITVAFVFSAAVFVGFPGMPLWEELATLVTIMLLGHWMEMRSISQAQGALGELAKLLPATAVRVHGQGAEERLTEVSVDQLVVGNVVLVRPGANVPADGVVRAGRSSVNEALLTGESAPVAKAEGDRVIAGAVNGSGSLRVEITGTGERTALAGIMRLVAQAQSSRSRAQALADRAAFWLTWVALGAGAITFAAWIATGATAAVAVERLVTVLVIACPHALGLAVPLVLAISTTLGAHGGLLVRDRRGLEEARNLTTVVFDKTGTLTLGEHRVVAMRTVHEMSEDDALRLAAAVERDAEHPVARAIVSSATERGLVIPAATGFELMPGLGVRATVEGRAIANGGPNLLASRNVTLPAELQQFTDEASARGEGVVYLIEDVQVQAAFAVADAVRPESAEAIRRLHEAGLEVVMMTGDARAVADAVGRELGIDTVLAQVLPEEKAKHIQRLQQQGKRVAMVGDGVNDAPALVTADVGVAIGAGTDVAVEAGDVVLVRSDPRDVPRIINLSRASYRKMVQNLWWAAGYNIVAIPLAAGVLAPWGIVLSPAVGAVLMSLSTIIVAVNAQLLRRVKL, via the coding sequence ATGACCAACCACGACCATCAGCACCACTCCATCGGCGCGGAATCCGGCCATTCCCAGCACTTGCAGGCAGCTGAGGCGGAACACGCGGCACGCGTCCCCGGCGGGATGGACGTTCACGCCCATGCGGCGCACGACAAGCACGCTGGCCACTCCGTCGCGATGTTCCGCGACAGGTTCTGGGGGACACTCGTGCTCACGCTGCCCACGCTCCTGTGGGGGCACATGCTGCAGTCGGCGCTCGGGTATACCGCGCCTTCGTTCGAGGGAGCGCACCTCATTCCCGCGCTGTTCGGAACCGCGGTGTTCGCATACGGCGGCATTCCATTTCTGCAGGGGGCCATTCGCGAGATCCGGGACCGGCTCCCTGGCATGATGACGCTCATCTCGCTCGCGATTACGGTGGCATTCGTTTTCAGCGCGGCCGTGTTCGTCGGCTTTCCCGGCATGCCCCTCTGGGAGGAACTGGCGACGCTCGTAACCATCATGCTGCTCGGCCATTGGATGGAGATGCGCTCCATCTCACAGGCGCAAGGCGCGCTCGGCGAACTCGCGAAGCTCCTTCCTGCCACCGCCGTCCGCGTTCACGGGCAGGGCGCCGAAGAGCGGCTCACGGAGGTATCGGTCGACCAGTTGGTGGTCGGGAACGTGGTGTTGGTGCGCCCCGGAGCGAACGTGCCCGCCGACGGGGTGGTGCGGGCAGGGCGGAGCAGCGTGAACGAGGCCCTGCTGACCGGAGAGTCGGCACCCGTTGCCAAGGCGGAGGGGGATCGTGTGATCGCCGGCGCGGTGAACGGCTCAGGGTCACTCCGCGTCGAGATCACCGGTACCGGCGAGCGCACCGCTCTGGCAGGCATCATGCGGCTCGTGGCTCAGGCACAGTCGTCCCGATCACGCGCACAGGCCCTGGCCGACCGCGCCGCCTTCTGGCTCACTTGGGTGGCGCTCGGCGCGGGGGCTATCACGTTCGCGGCGTGGATCGCCACGGGGGCGACGGCCGCGGTAGCGGTGGAGCGACTGGTTACGGTGCTCGTGATCGCGTGCCCACACGCGCTCGGACTCGCGGTGCCATTGGTGCTGGCCATCTCCACCACGCTCGGAGCGCACGGCGGCCTGCTGGTGCGCGACCGCCGCGGACTCGAAGAAGCGCGAAATCTCACCACCGTGGTCTTCGACAAGACGGGGACACTCACCCTCGGTGAACATCGGGTGGTGGCGATGCGCACTGTGCATGAGATGTCGGAAGATGATGCGCTGCGCCTGGCGGCGGCCGTCGAGCGCGACGCCGAACATCCGGTCGCGCGTGCGATTGTGTCGAGTGCGACCGAACGGGGATTGGTAATTCCTGCGGCAACCGGTTTCGAGCTGATGCCGGGGCTGGGGGTACGCGCCACGGTTGAGGGGCGTGCGATAGCCAACGGGGGACCGAATCTGCTTGCCAGCCGCAACGTGACGCTCCCGGCCGAACTGCAGCAATTCACTGACGAAGCGTCCGCGCGCGGCGAGGGCGTGGTCTATCTGATCGAGGATGTACAGGTGCAGGCGGCCTTCGCCGTCGCCGACGCCGTGCGCCCGGAGTCAGCCGAGGCCATTCGACGCTTGCACGAGGCCGGACTGGAAGTCGTGATGATGACCGGTGATGCGCGCGCCGTGGCCGACGCGGTAGGTCGGGAGTTGGGCATCGACACGGTGCTCGCGCAGGTGCTCCCGGAGGAGAAGGCCAAGCATATTCAGCGCCTCCAGCAACAAGGGAAACGCGTCGCGATGGTTGGTGATGGCGTGAACGATGCGCCGGCACTCGTCACCGCAGACGTTGGCGTAGCCATCGGTGCCGGCACCGATGTGGCCGTGGAGGCAGGCGACGTGGTGCTGGTCCGAAGTGATCCGCGCGACGTGCCGCGCATCATCAACCTGTCGCGAGCCAGCTACCGCAAGATGGTGCAAAACCTGTGGTGGGCCGCCGGCTACAACATCGTGGCCATTCCGCTGGCGGCGGGCGTCCTCGCGCCGTGGGGCATCGTGCTATCGCCAGCGGTGGGCGCGGTCCTGATGTCGCTCAGCACGATTATCGTCGCCGTGAACGCACAACTCCTGCGACGCGTCAAGCTGTAA
- a CDS encoding sigma-70 region 4 domain-containing protein, with the protein MARPKGTRAELEARRNTAREMHRAGDSIAQIAAKLDCTETAVRNWIVGPPPPPFPVEQMRNRVFARLQEERSAAVSTGGRFTVWTTEALPYAFGPGFTDHFKDEGVDAIPSDIFTNTLTEWGCVQDENGVWRVPRAS; encoded by the coding sequence ATGGCACGTCCGAAAGGCACGCGGGCAGAACTGGAAGCGCGTCGAAATACGGCGCGCGAGATGCACCGCGCCGGTGATTCCATCGCGCAGATTGCCGCCAAGCTCGACTGCACGGAAACGGCCGTGCGCAACTGGATCGTCGGGCCGCCGCCGCCGCCGTTCCCGGTCGAGCAGATGCGAAATCGCGTCTTTGCCCGCCTGCAGGAAGAGCGCTCGGCGGCCGTGTCGACGGGCGGACGGTTCACGGTGTGGACCACGGAGGCCCTCCCGTACGCGTTCGGCCCGGGCTTCACGGATCATTTCAAGGACGAGGGCGTGGACGCGATCCCGTCCGACATCTTCACGAACACGCTCACCGAGTGGGGCTGCGTGCAGGACGAGAACGGCGTCTGGCGCGTGCCGCGCGCATCCTGA